The nucleotide window GTACAAGGATCGTCTCGTAGCCGAAAAAATCAGGTGCATCTCACGCGTTGTAGGCGTCACCAAACTTAAGGGCAAGTTCAAACCGTACGACGCACGAAGAGCACTTGTCCAAGACCACGATATCTTCCTCGCCGACTCGCGCATCGTGCCCAACCTCGCGAATCTGTGCGGAAAGGTGTTCTTCGACGCGCGCAAGAATCCGATCACGGTCAACCTCACCAAGAAGTCCGAGGCGTTGAAGAAGGAGTTGGAGTCCGCAATTCAGGCGACCACGTTTTTGCAGAACAAGGGCAGCTGCTCCACCATCAAGATCGGCTACATGCACAAGCACAGTCCGGAGCAGTTGACGCAGAACCTGATGGCTGCGATGCCCGCCGTGTTGAGCAGGGTCAAGGGCGGATGGGAGAACGTCAACAACGTGGATGTCAAGACGGGCAATTCGGCTGCATTGCCCGTGTGGAATAAGAAGCTCGGAGTCAAGACACATGTTACGCCTAGCAACGAGCGCCTAgtcgacgagacgagccAACCGTCGATCCCAGCcgagcacaagcacgacCTGTCAGCTGAAACGCCCGTCAAGAAATCCAA belongs to Mycosarcoma maydis chromosome 3, whole genome shotgun sequence and includes:
- a CDS encoding uncharacterized protein (related to UTP30 - subunit of U3-containing 90S pre-ribosome); its protein translation is MPSKTKSRTSASAATEKPIVATASSSQIGVSNSNLDSEQVLKAFRALSAHVARRNASSATGSSLPLDGPSGALRDASNTVYLQLTLSTLSPTSHIKPVRINLPHALHTPGEVSTCLLVKDPQREYKDRLVAEKIRCISRVVGVTKLKGKFKPYDARRALVQDHDIFLADSRIVPNLANLCGKVFFDARKNPITVNLTKKSEALKKELESAIQATTFLQNKGSCSTIKIGYMHKHSPEQLTQNLMAAMPAVLSRVKGGWENVNNVDVKTGNSAALPVWNKKLGVKTHVTPSNERLVDETSQPSIPAEHKHDLSAETPVKKSNSLVNKGQHTWPPTSSPSPRKTRGAAAAAAAAAAAKANLTIANDAVATPTKSAKSTPKKPTSSVGRSARKPK